A segment of the Microcoleus sp. FACHB-831 genome:
AACCCGCTCTGCTTCGCTACAGCTATAGGACTTTTGCGTCGCAATCAGGAAGTTGATGTATTCAATAGCTGTGTATTTCGGTGGATTCATTCCTTCCTTCTACCGCATCTTCAATTCAACGTTCACATAGAGGCACTGGAAACGATGGAAGCTAACAATTCATTCCTTCCTTCTACCGCATCTTCAGTTCAACTGCGTAACTCCTGAATTAATAACGTGAGAACCTTGTGTTTTAGCGGTTACTGCCTCCTGAAAAACTTCTCTGTTGTGCGTTGACAGAACTAAATGTAAGTTCCACTCTGGTCTAAATGGTAAAGTAGCTAAGCTTCCTAGCAAAATATGCAAAGAATATTCAGCTTTTAACTTCGGGTCATCACTCAGCGTGATATGACTTGTTGGAGCTTTCCACGCCGCTAAACTTCCTACTAAAAAGTCACGCCCAATTAAATCTTCTCTGTCACCACTCACATAGTGAAAAAATCCACCATCTTTTGCCTCAAGAGCATCGTGTAATTCCTCTCGAACCTCCACAACTTTTGAGGGTAATTTGAGTTTCATTTGCTGATTGCTGCTGCCAATGCAAATTTTGCTTAAACCTGCCCCGATATCGCCTCCGGTAGCCAGCGTGGGTGTAGCGCGGGCAAATCCGGTCGGTGTTGGCTGTACTGCAACCATTTTTTAAATTCTCCAAAATTTAGGGTAAACATCGTCTGTTCCGCTTGCTATCTGCGGTTGAGGCGATTTTTGGCAAAAAAACTCTGTCACCCAATCTCACCTAATTTCTTTGTCGGGTGAGGGATTCGGGCGTTTTCGGTCTATGTCTGCTAATAAAGCAGAACTTCGGAAGTTTGTGGAACTTTCAGGAAAACATAGATGCAGAAAATGTTAGAGACTAGAGAAGATATTCAGAACAATGCAGATAACATGGGCGATGGCAGGACAGAAAAAGTGACCTTTACTTGCACGTCGGAGACTAAGGAATACTTAGTTCGGTGGGCTGAGGAAGAAGATAGAAAGGTTAGCAATTTAGTTGACCGAATTATTAATCAAGCTATTCAAGAACACCAACGCCAAAAAGAAACCCCTCCAGCGACTCACAAGGGTAAAGGGCAATGATGGGTGAACGAACGTTATGACTGAGACACAAGAGGAGGTAAGCGAGATAAAAGCTCAAAACTGTGGAATCAAGGTTAGTCGTGGTGTAAGAAGCGCAATCACGCACTCCAAGGACTAGCGATTAGAGTATCCGGATCGCATTTACATAGGAGGTATCACAAATTATGCCAACGCAAGGCAAACTTGAGCTAACCATAAAGATTTCGGAATTCCCAGCCGACGTGAAGACTATAGAGAATGGTTGGAAGTCTTTCGAGATTGACTGCGATGAGCGGATTGTTAGCGTAATTGTAAAGCCCAAAGTTTTTAAGAAGTTAGAACAGGCACAAACCGATTACCCAATGTGGGTTGCTGCGATTGCTGGAAAAATGGGTGAGCCTACAGAACGGGGCTTTATCCTGAACGAGCCAGCCATCCAGGTTTTTGAGAAAAAACCAAAAGAACCGAAAGAGCCAACGATAGTAGAGTAATGAGTAATCATTTTATATGCTTATTACTCGACTACATCAACAAGCGTTAAGTGAAAACCAAACTGAAATTAGGCACATTTACAGGTACCTACTTTCAACTTGAGTAATGGTAGTGGGAGTTGAGAACTTCATATGTACTATTAGCATAAGAAAGCTTAAAACTCTCCTCCAATATTTTGCTAAGAAGCCACTTAAAAGAAAAGCCTCTGCTGTAACAGAGGCTAATGAATTACCTAGTAATAACTTGAAAAGAAATGATCAATAACAATTATATTCCATCTGACTGGGAAAAATCTCAAATAACAACGTTCAATCAGCCAAATATTCATCTGCGTAACCAACTCGCTCAGCAGATAGATATTTCTATGTCTCGAATTCCTAGCAGTCTTTTACTTAAGCATGCATATACTGGTGCCTTAGTTTCTGAGTGGATTTCACTAAATCAACGCGCTCAATATATGGGGGAATGTTTAAAAGCCAGATTCAGTGGCGCAGGGGAAAATCCTTTATTTAGGCAACGGCAAGAAAATTTAATAGATGAAACTAGTTATTTAATTGCTATGACTGTTATTGAAGTCCATGATGCTACTTTTAGCTTAATTCAAGGGGGTTGGAAATATATATATGAAGAAATTAAAAACTTGGAAAACTACCCTAAAGATGAAATTTCTTTTTTTCTAGAAACCTTAAAGCAAAAGTTTGACTATTTCTTCATTGAAGCTGTCAAAGGCTATAAAACAACTGTTAGAGATATTGAAAATCGTTCCAAGAGGCTAAGAGACCTTATTTATAAAGGAGATTTGTGGACAGAAGAGCTAGTAAGCGAACAATTTGCTAAGTACGAAATATGGATTGGCATTGCGATAAATACTTGTGCTAAAAGACAGGAAGAAGATAATGTTATCAAAAATCTCATGAAAAATTTCCTGCACAAATATGCCCTATCTCACGATTTATCAGCACGGTTAGCTCAGAAAGAAAGAAGTGCTAATCCACCTAGATACATCCAGTCAATACGGTGGAAAGATGGTCAACGCTATGTCGGAAAGAAAGGAGGGTGGGAATTAGTTGTTACAAAACTTAACGAACCTAATCCCGTTTTTGGGCTATCTCTTCTTTTTCCTTGTAAGAAGGTATAGGCTCAAAGAATGTCATCAAAGAAATTAATTTCATGCCAACGCTGTTGATGATCAGAACCTCGAACTCCAAAAAAAAACTTGGTAGCCACTCTACTTGAGTTCGGGTAAAAGCCTGTTAGCACAAAATCCAAAGACCGCTTCCGCTTTGTCTTAAGGAAGGCCGAACGCTTAAACCTTTTGCACAAGCGACAATAAACCACCAAGAAATACAAAAACTTAATTCCAGGCTAACAGGCTTTCACCACGAATAAAAGCAGAGTGGCTCCCTAACTAAAAAATTAGGAAGCCACTCATGAGCCAAAAACCCGTAGCCATAAGGATTCTGGTACGAAAATTAGATAACTCCACCGTACCAAATAATTTTCTAAACACTCTTACTCAGCAACTCTCCTTGAGCGCTTGCTTGGTGGGAGGTGCGTCATGCTAGAACCTCAGCACCTACAAGAATGGCGCGATAGCGGCGTAGATGATGCCCTTACTCGCTTAAACGTCGAATCGCTTTGTGGATCTAGTCCTTATGAATCTCTGTTCTACTCGCCAAAGATAGAACGCACCAACACTGGGCGAGTAGAGAACTGGATGCTTCGCCAATACGCCCATACCGAGAAAGGTGGTTGGTGGTGCAGCGGATTAGATCCATTAAATAACTGCCAGCCGATGCAGTGGGGCTGCTTTAAGCCCGACTATCCCAGGTATGACCAGAACGGGAAAGTAATAAAGTACGAGCATCCGCCAAAAACAGAAACTCGTGTCTTTTTCCTGTCTGTACCCTTGCACATCTGGCAGGCGATCGCCAATCGCCACGAGATTGCAATGCCAGAAGAAATTGAAATCACACCAGAGGGCGAAGCAATTGGTTTCTGGGCGTGGGTAATTAAAGATAAAGTTCCACTCTGTATCACAGAAGGAGCAAAAAAAGCGGCAGCATTGTTATCCGCTGGATTCGTGGCGATCGGTCTACCTGGGATTTATAGTGGTTATCGGCGGCTTCAGGATGAGTGCTGGAATCCTAGAGGCAGCCGCCGACTAATTCCAGAACTGGAAATTTTTAAGAATCATCCGATTTATTTTTGCTTTGACCACGATGAGAAAGACAAGACCATTCGTGCTGTAAATACTGCAA
Coding sequences within it:
- a CDS encoding fertility inhibition FinO-like protein, with protein sequence MPTQGKLELTIKISEFPADVKTIENGWKSFEIDCDERIVSVIVKPKVFKKLEQAQTDYPMWVAAIAGKMGEPTERGFILNEPAIQVFEKKPKEPKEPTIVE